A stretch of DNA from Methanolinea mesophila:
AACCTCTTCACGCACGAGCCGGCTGGTGAACCTCATTTCCACGCCATTGCCCGATGACCCCCCGGGGGGAAAAACTATCCCTCCGGGCCGGGAAGACCCGCCCCACGTAGTCCTGGCCTACCTTCTGCTGCCGTTCCTCTTCATCGGGGTCTATATCTGGATCCTCTACCTTGCGGTCCCTTACGAAGACTTCCTGCTCCTCGCCGGGCTGATGCTCGCCTACCTTATCCCTCCCGCGGGGAAGGAGAGCGTGATCCCGCTCGGTATCGCGCTCGGCCTGCCCTGGTACCTGGTCGCCACCTCGGTGGCCATGCTCGATATCGCCGCTGCGCTGTTCATGGCCTGGAACTTCGACCTCGCCCTGAACATCCCGGTGCTCGGGCCGTGGATCGGGAAGTTCATGCACCACGGGCAGGAGTTCGTCCGGCAGAGGCCCTGGCTCGAGCGCCTCTATTTCACAGGGCTGGCGCTCTTCGTCATGTTCCCCCTCCAGGGGAGCGGCGGGATCGGGGCGTCGATCGTGGGGAGGATCCTCGGCATGCCGAAGCACGAGGTGGTGGCGGCGATCGCCATCGGGGCCTTTGCAGGGAGCTTCCTCCTCGCGCTGGGGTTCGAGTTCCTAAAAGACATCCTGCTCGCCAATATCTGGGTCGGGATCGCGGTGATCGTCGCGGTCCTTGCCGGAGTCCTGGTCGGATACCTGTATCTCTCCCGGAGGGGCAGGAAGAACCGGGAAAAATTGCGGTAAACTACCGGGGAAAATCCGGGGAGCGGTCTTCGGACACTTTTTTTCCGGGCGTGGGCGGCCCTCCCCCGGCGCGGCGTCCCGGGCTGCACCGGCCGGGAGCGAACACAACGCCGGGAGAGGGTTATCGTTCCGGGGGGACCGGTTATACGTCGGGGAATGAACGTGAGAGGGTATCCCATGCAGAAAATCCTGTTCATTGTCGGGTTTATGCATCGCCCTGACGGCTGCTGCGCTCCTGTTCTTCCATATCGTTGAGTCCGGAATCGCCACGATGATCGGAATCGTGGGTATCGGGCTCACCGGGGCTTCGGGAGTAGGGAATGCAATGAAGGAGCGATGAGAATTATTCCTGTTCGGGGGTCTTTTGGGCCCGCGAGTGCAGGAACCCCTTGACCAGCCCCCACACGATGATCCCTATTGTGATCAGGGTGACCGCGATCACCAGGTAGATCAGGATGTTGATGTGCGCCTGGACGAGTGCGCTGGTGCCTAAGACGTACCCGAGCACCGTGATGCCGATCGACCAGGCGATCGCCCCGAGCACGTTGAAGATGATGAACCGCCGGTAGGTCATCCTCCCCACCCCGGCGAGGAACGGGGCGAACGTCCGGACGATGGGGATGAACCGGGCGATGAAGATGGTCTTGCCCCCGTACTTTTCGAAATACCCGTAGGTCCTGTCGATATACTCTTTCTTGATCAGGCCGGGGAACTTCTGGAGGAACACTTTCGTACCGAAGTAGTGCCCGATCCAGTAGTTCATGGTGTCCCCGATGATCGCCGCGGCGATGAAGACCAGGATGATCGCGTAGATATCCAGGAGCCCGGAGGCGGCGGCCGCTCCCGCGACGAAGAGGAGGGAGTCCCCGGGGAGGAACGGGGTCACGACCAGCCCGGTCTCCAGCACGATGATGACGAACAGTATCAGGTAGGCGTAGATCCCGTAGTGGCTGATGAGCGGCCCCAGGTTCTGGTCTATATTGAGCAGGAAATCGAGGAATCCGGGGAGCATGTATCTCCTTAAGGTTGCCACGGGTCCTATATGAAGTACTGCTACAAGGTAACCGGAGGGCCCGATTGGAACATTTTATGCGGGAAAGATGGCATAAATGTACTGCTAATTCCCGGTTGTCCGCAGGAGACGTGGGTTTCCCCGGGTCCGGGCCGCCGGGCACCACGAAAGAGGATGTCACACGATGCACGAATTCGGAATCGCATACGATATTTTCGCGACTACCCGGCGTGCGGCGCTGGAGAACCGGGCGACGCAGGTCACGAGGGTAAGGGTGGAGATCGGGGAGATGTCCATGGTGAACCCCGAGCAGGTGATCTTCCTCTTCGACACGCTCGCGGAGGAGGACCCGCTGGTCCGGGGGGCGAAACTCGACACCGTCGTGGTGCCACCCCTCTCCCGCTGCACGTGCGGGTACGAGGGGGACGAGAAGTTCGTCTGTCCCCGGTGCGGGGCGCTCCCCGAGCTGGTCCGCGGCCGGGAGATCGTGGTGACCAATATCGAGATCGAGGTGGATGAGGAATGCAAGTAAACCTGATGCACGGTGCGGGCGGCGAGGTGATGGGCGAGCTCCTCAAGGTGCTCACCCGGTTCACCCACAATAACGCGGGAGGGATCGGGCTCGAGTCCCTCGACGACGGGGCGGTGATCCCGTTCGCCGGAAAGAACCTGGTGTTTACCACGGACTCCCACGTGGTCCGTCCGATATTCTTCCCCGGCGGGGACATCGGGAGGATCGCGGTCTCCGGGACGATCAATGACCTCGCCATGATGGGCGGGAGGCCGATCGCCCTCTCCTGCGGGATGGTGATCGAGGAGGGGTTCGAGGTCTCGGACCTTGAGCGGATCGTGAGTTCCATGGACGAGGCTCTGGGCGAAGCGGGGGCGTCGATGGTCACCGGCGACACCAAGGTCCTCGAGAAGGGGGCGCTCGACGGGATCATGATCAACACCGCGGGGATCGGGGTGGCGGACACGGTCATCCGCGACTGCTGCCTCGAGCCCGGCGACCGGATCATCGTCTCCGGCACCCTGGGCGACCACGGGATCGCCATCATGGCGGAGCGTGCGAGCCTCGATCTCGGGGAGCAGATCCGCTCGGACGTTGCCCCGATGTGGAGCCTCGTAGAAAAGGCGATGGCCGCCGGGACGATCCACGCCATGAAGGACCCCACCCGGGGAGGCTTCGCGGCAGCCATCAACGAGATGGCGAGGAAGAGCGGGGTCCAGATCCGGATCGAGGAAGAGGCGGTCCCCATCCGCCGGAGCGTCAGGAGCGCCTCGGGGATGCTCGGGATCGACCCGCTCCAGGTGGCGAACGAGGGCAAGGTCGTGATGGGGGTCCCCGAAAAGGACGCGGATGCCATCCTCGCGGCGATCCGGTCCCATAAGTACGGGAAGGACGCAGCCATCATCGGGACGGTAAAAGCAGGCTCCCACGTGATCATGGAGACCGGTATCGGCGGTGAACGGTTCATCGAGCCGCCGATCGGGGACCCGGTGCCCCGGGTCTGCTGAATTTTTTTTCTTTGATTTCGGATGAAATTGGTTCTTTCTAGTACTCCTGACTTTCCCCCGAGCGGACGTCCGGTTCCCGGACCTTTCCTTGAATATCCGAACTATCGTTATTTGATGAGATGAACATCGATAGCCGGGCCTCTGAAAAAATATACAAATAAGCTAATAAGAGACGCGATAAACGCCGCCGCCCCCGAAGGGCACCCCGGCGGCGGATCAGTGACTAACCTGCGGTGTTCAAGTTTCAATTAAATTTCAATTTTGACCAGAAACCACTTGGCTATGGTACCCAACCGTCAACCGAACCGGCCCAGGCGCGACCCGACGAGGCATCGCGCCGACACCGCGGAGCGGGGTGGGAATCGGGTACTTTCCTATACCTTACACCAGCCCCGCCGGCCTGTCAGAACCCGATATACGAATAGAGCAGGTTGAGCGCCTCGACGTCCCGCGGTGAGCCGCAGCGGTGCACCAGCCGGGCATGGTGCCGGATCAGGTCCGCGAGCGCCGGGTCCTTATTCCGAATGTACCGGGTGGCATGCACGGTCGCCTCGATGACGCCGTTGAACCCCCTGTTCACCGGGTGCATATGCCAGGAGCGGACCTCTTCCTTGAGGGGGGTGAGTCTGACCACGATCGTCTCCGGGGTCGAGCGTTCGACCTCGGCCTTGAAGCCTGCCCAGGCCTCCGCCCCCGCAAGACGCTGCATCGTGAGGCCCTGGACCTGCTCAGGAACCAGGTCGCCGGGTTCGAGGTCGTCGAATGCGGTCCGGACGTAGAGCAGCGGGTCGAAGACCAGGTTCGCCATGACCCATCCGTGCGCCTCGATGCGGGCCGCGGTATGGCTCTCCCGGTAGACCACCATGCCGTACCTCCCGTTCCGGAAGATGATCCCCATGGGTGCGGCATTGTCCCGGGTGGTCGCGATAACCTCGTTAATCCCTTCTTTTAGCAGTCCCACTCCCATCCTTCTCCCAGTGCGATATAGATAGAAGCGATGATAATGTCTGCGATGGAGCCCGGGTTGATCCCTTTCCCGATCAGCTCCTCGTCGAGGTCGTAAATGTCCCGGAGCCCGGACCTCACCTCGAGGGCGTGCTCCATGGTCCGGACCGCCACGGCTTCCCCGTGTTTCTTGACGATGAACGTGTCGGGCTCGGTGGCGAGGAGGAAGAGGAAAGTCTCGACCACCGCCTCCTGCCCGCATCCGAACTGCTTGAGGAGGTCCGCCGCTTTCCTCGTGAGGTGGAACCCGTTCACCCATTCCCGGGCGACCATGTCCCGGGGGGCGGAGTGGAGCATGACGTCGTAGAGCGTGAGTTCCCTCTTTTTGAGCTCGTCGATCGCCCCCGGGTCGTTGATGTCGAGCTCGTCCCCGGGGTTGACACGGACGCTCGTCTCCTGGAACGCCCGGTAGAACTCCACCGCGTCCTCGACCGTGGTCGTCGCCACCAGCCGCCTCGCCCCCTCTATCCCGTCGCCCATTATCAGGGGGACGAGGAGGAGGAATGCCCCGAAGTGAGTGTTTCCACCCCTGTGGGTGTTGGTGAGGGCGACTGCACGATGGATGATCTCCCCCGGGCCGGCGGCCTTCTCCGCCGCCATCTCCAGGGCGGGGCGGGCGAGGATAGTGGAGGCGAGGAAATGCTCGAGCCGGGTGTCGTCGTAATCGTGGCACCGGTCCACGTTCCCGGGTTTCGGGAATGCGCAGACCTCGAGCATCATGGCCATCTGGGCCCGTTCAACAGGTGTCATTCCGTGCTTTTTCATAAAACAGGTGCTGGAGTATCTTATCGGCGAGGATATGTTTCTGCCGCATGTACTCCCGGTTGTCGATCCCCACCTGCCGGATGGTCATCTCCCGGAACATGCAGGGCGAGGAGTCTTTGCAGCACCAGGCGAGGCTCCCGAAGCAGGTGTGTTTGCCTTCGCTCAGGGGAGTCTCCACCACCGCGTGCTGCTTGAAGGCCATGTACTCGTCCCGGGTCATCCCGATCTTGTCGAGGGTGGGGATCAGGGGGCAGCTCTTCACCGGCATGCAGCAGAAGGCGAGGGAGCGGATGTCCCCTCCCCGGCAGAGCTGCTTCGGGGAGTTGTACCACCCGTGCTCGTCGGCATAACGAGTGATCGCCGCGTCGAGCCCGGCGAGGGTACGCTCGTCCGAGTGGCGGGCGAGAGAGACCAGGTCCGCCCCGTGGGAGAACATGTCCTTCATCTTCTCGAAGGTGTTGACGGAGTTGTTCGCGATCAGGACCAGGGGGCACGCGTTTCGCAGCTGGCGGACCTTCTGGTACCCGAAGTCCATGAGGTCGGCGTGGAGGATGTCCGCTCCCGCGGTCCAGATCTTCTTCGCGAGCTGGCGGTCGTCGCCCGCAACGCCGGTCCTGATCTTCACCGAGACCGTCACGTCCTGTGCCTTGAGTGCGGCGATGATCTCCGCGAGCCTCTGCTGGTTGTGGAGGAGGGCCTCTCCGCACCCGGCGTCTATCATGGGTTGCTGCCGGCAGTGGGCGTCGATCTCGTAGATGACCGAGTCCCCGAGGGCTTCTGCGACGGCAGCGTAGGCCGCAGGGGTGCTCCCCCGGAGGTTCAACCCGAGGACCACGTCGCTCTCCTTCATCTTCTCCATCTGCGAGGCGAGCTCTTCCACGGGGTCCTCGTAGGAAAACTCGGCCCTCCCCGCACGGGCCATCTCCCGGCTCGCCTCCATGGTCGGTGCGTCGATGGAATACCCGCCGATAAAGGCGACCCCCACGTGGTCCGCCCGTGCGAGCACATAGTCGGCGTTCACGACACCTGCCATGGATGCGATGGCCACCGGAGTCCTTACCACCCGGTCATTGAGCACCAGGCCGAACCGCTGGAAGTGTCGCATTGAGTCCATTTAAAAAACACACCCTCCGAATCCTAGAGAAATTGCTTATAACATTCGACGTATGGGCATATAAACAAATGGATACTTTTGACCCGATAGACCCCCTCGCACCCGACGGTCCGGGGTGGCTGCGAACCCGGATTCGGCCCCAGAATTCAGGTCTGGCCGAAAATTAGCAGGTACAATAGTATTCGTTAACCGCGCGCAGAAAGCGGCACGATCCGGTCCGGGGGTCCCCGGGGTATCCGCCGGTCCGGGACCGGGACCGGATCGGATCCTGCATCGCGGAGAGCGCCCGGGTTTTGGTGAAATATGAGAAATTTCCGGTGATTTCCACCCCGGCGGAAAAATTTAGTAGAATTTTTATCAGTTCCGGTAATACATTGTACAATATGAGTAAGAAGGGCTTGTTACTAGTCGGTCACGGAAGCAAACTCCCCTATAACAAGGAGCTTGTGGAATCGACCGCCCGGATCATCGCCGATGCAAATCCCAGTTTTATGGTGAAATGCGGGTTCATGAACATGAACTCCCCGAGCATCGGGGAGAGCCTCGGCGAGTTCAAGGGCGAGGACATCGACGCCCTCGTGGTGGTACCTCTTTTCCTGGCCAAGGGCGTGCATATCCTGAAGGATATCCCCGAGATCCTCGGCCTGCCCGAGGGGACCACCCACGGTTCGTTCATAAAGAACGGCAGCACCATCCCGCTGGTCTACGCGGACCCCATCGGAAGCGACCCCCTTCTTGCCGAACTCATGGTAAAGAACGCCAAGAAGGCGCTCTCGTCGCTCTGACGCCGGTATGAGGGTCCTGGTCCTCGACAGTATCCACGGCGGTCTGGTGATCGCCCGGTCCCTCGAAGACCGGGGGCACCGGGTGGAGACGCTCGACGTGTACCGGGGCGACCCTGCGGAGAACTCCGCGGTCGCGTCGCGGGGGGGCTGGGACCTTCTGGTCGCCCCAGTGCACCTGGACCCGTCCCACCCTCTTTTACGGGAACTTAAGGTCCCGTGTATCACCCACCACCAGGCGGTGCGCTGGATCCTCGGGGACCACCCGGTCTCCCCTTTCGTCGAGATCACCGGCGCCCGGGGCAAGACCACCACGGCGTTCGCCCTCGCGTCCCTGATGCACGGAGAGGGTATACTCCACTCCACGGGAGGGACGGTGCGCTTCCCGGAAGGGATCCGTACAGGGAAGACGAGCATCACGCCGGCCTCCTTAATCGGGCCCGCGATGGAGGCGTCCCGGGAAAGACGCTGGATGATCGGGGAGGTATCGCTCGGGTTCACCGGGGCGGGAGACCTCGGTATCCTCACCTCCCCGGAGGATTACGTGTTCGCCGGGGGCTGGAAGCACGCCATCGAAGAGAAACTTCGGTCCGCAATGCAGATGCGGGAACTTGTCCTCGCACCGGGTATACCCCCGCTCCCGGGCGCCCACATGGCAGACGAGCTGGCGACCTGCGGCGGTGATACGTGCCGTTACCGGTACGGGGATATCAGGGGCACGTTCGAGAACCCGCTTCTCCGCACCGGGGCATACCGGGAGCCGCTCATGCTTGCGGCGGCGGCCGCGATGATCTTCGATATCGACCCGGCGCCGCTCGCGGGGTTCGCACCGCTCGCGGGGCGGCTCTCGGTCAGGAAGGCCGGCGGGTCGCTCGTGGTGGACAACGCGAACAGCGGGGCCTGCGCCCGGACGGCCATCGACGCCGCGGAGTACGCCCGGTCCCTCACCGGGGACGACCCCCTGGTGCTGGTGATCGGGCAGGCGGAGCACGCGGTCTGCGAGGGGTTCCCCCCGGTGGAAGTGGGGCGGGCGGTCGACGCCGTCCGGCCCTCGGCACTGGTCCTGGTCGGGAACGACTATTCCGACCTGGCCGGGCAGGGGTGTTCCGGGTACCTCCGGGAGACCCCCGCGGTCCCGGTCCGGTACGCAGAGACACTGGAAGCGGCGGAGGCACTCGCCCGCACCCTTGTCCCGGGTGCGGCGGTGGTGCTCTCGGTCAAGACATGGAGATGACGAGATGAAGTACATGCAACCGCGGCCGAGCTCGATCGTTGCCGCACTCTACACCGCCCGGGACCTGGGGGTCGACGTGGCCATCCTCCACGGGCCGTCGGGCTGTTCGTTCAAGCACGCCCGGCTCCTCGAAGAGGACGGGCTCCGGGTGCTCACCACCTCGCTCGCGGACAACGAGTTCATATTCGGCGGGCAGCAGACCCTGGAGGACGTGCTCCGCTACGCCGAGGATAACTTCTCCCCCCGGAGGATGGCGGTGGTCGGGACCTGCGTCTCCATGATCATCGGGGAGGACCTCCAGTCGGCCATCGACGGCGCGGGGATCGCCACCCCGACCATTGCGGTCGATATCCACGCGGGATACCCGGAGAACATCGACGGGGTGATCGCCACGCTCGAACCGGCGGCGGAGGAGGGGTGGATCAGCGAAGACGAGCTCGACCGGCAGAAGTTCCTCCTTGCAAAGGCGAACGAGGTTGAGCGGCTCCGCGGTGCGGCCTGCAAGCCGTACATCGAGCCGTCCCGGGGAGACCTGAAACACGTCGCCGCCCGGAGGCTCCTCGACCTGGCGAGGGCAGGGAAGAAGGGCGTCGCCATTCTGAACGCGAAGAAGGAGACCGCGTACATGTTCGCCGACGCCCTGATCGCCCTCCACGACATGGCTCCCGGTGCGGACGTCACCTACGTGGCGAACCTCGAGAACCGGGGGCTCCCCAAGGTCCGGGCTGATGCGGCGAGGATCCGGGAGGAGATGGAGGCCCGGGGAGTCCCGGTCCGGCTGGAGGGGGCACTCGACGAGTACGGGGCGAACGGCGACCGGCTGGGTGAAGTGCTCAGGGAGATCGCGCCCGATTTCGCCCTGATCGTCGGCGTGCCCCACGCGATA
This window harbors:
- a CDS encoding small multi-drug export protein; the protein is MNLISTPLPDDPPGGKTIPPGREDPPHVVLAYLLLPFLFIGVYIWILYLAVPYEDFLLLAGLMLAYLIPPAGKESVIPLGIALGLPWYLVATSVAMLDIAAALFMAWNFDLALNIPVLGPWIGKFMHHGQEFVRQRPWLERLYFTGLALFVMFPLQGSGGIGASIVGRILGMPKHEVVAAIAIGAFAGSFLLALGFEFLKDILLANIWVGIAVIVAVLAGVLVGYLYLSRRGRKNREKLR
- a CDS encoding VTT domain-containing protein produces the protein MLPGFLDFLLNIDQNLGPLISHYGIYAYLILFVIIVLETGLVVTPFLPGDSLLFVAGAAAASGLLDIYAIILVFIAAAIIGDTMNYWIGHYFGTKVFLQKFPGLIKKEYIDRTYGYFEKYGGKTIFIARFIPIVRTFAPFLAGVGRMTYRRFIIFNVLGAIAWSIGITVLGYVLGTSALVQAHINILIYLVIAVTLITIGIIVWGLVKGFLHSRAQKTPEQE
- a CDS encoding hydrogenase maturation nickel metallochaperone HypA/HybF, giving the protein MHEFGIAYDIFATTRRAALENRATQVTRVRVEIGEMSMVNPEQVIFLFDTLAEEDPLVRGAKLDTVVVPPLSRCTCGYEGDEKFVCPRCGALPELVRGREIVVTNIEIEVDEECK
- the hypE gene encoding hydrogenase expression/formation protein HypE, which codes for MQVNLMHGAGGEVMGELLKVLTRFTHNNAGGIGLESLDDGAVIPFAGKNLVFTTDSHVVRPIFFPGGDIGRIAVSGTINDLAMMGGRPIALSCGMVIEEGFEVSDLERIVSSMDEALGEAGASMVTGDTKVLEKGALDGIMINTAGIGVADTVIRDCCLEPGDRIIVSGTLGDHGIAIMAERASLDLGEQIRSDVAPMWSLVEKAMAAGTIHAMKDPTRGGFAAAINEMARKSGVQIRIEEEAVPIRRSVRSASGMLGIDPLQVANEGKVVMGVPEKDADAILAAIRSHKYGKDAAIIGTVKAGSHVIMETGIGGERFIEPPIGDPVPRVC
- a CDS encoding DUF447 domain-containing protein; amino-acid sequence: MGVGLLKEGINEVIATTRDNAAPMGIIFRNGRYGMVVYRESHTAARIEAHGWVMANLVFDPLLYVRTAFDDLEPGDLVPEQVQGLTMQRLAGAEAWAGFKAEVERSTPETIVVRLTPLKEEVRSWHMHPVNRGFNGVIEATVHATRYIRNKDPALADLIRHHARLVHRCGSPRDVEALNLLYSYIGF
- a CDS encoding triphosphoribosyl-dephospho-CoA synthase, which produces MTPVERAQMAMMLEVCAFPKPGNVDRCHDYDDTRLEHFLASTILARPALEMAAEKAAGPGEIIHRAVALTNTHRGGNTHFGAFLLLVPLIMGDGIEGARRLVATTTVEDAVEFYRAFQETSVRVNPGDELDINDPGAIDELKKRELTLYDVMLHSAPRDMVAREWVNGFHLTRKAADLLKQFGCGQEAVVETFLFLLATEPDTFIVKKHGEAVAVRTMEHALEVRSGLRDIYDLDEELIGKGINPGSIADIIIASIYIALGEGWEWDC
- a CDS encoding methanogenesis marker 9 domain-containing protein, giving the protein MRHFQRFGLVLNDRVVRTPVAIASMAGVVNADYVLARADHVGVAFIGGYSIDAPTMEASREMARAGRAEFSYEDPVEELASQMEKMKESDVVLGLNLRGSTPAAYAAVAEALGDSVIYEIDAHCRQQPMIDAGCGEALLHNQQRLAEIIAALKAQDVTVSVKIRTGVAGDDRQLAKKIWTAGADILHADLMDFGYQKVRQLRNACPLVLIANNSVNTFEKMKDMFSHGADLVSLARHSDERTLAGLDAAITRYADEHGWYNSPKQLCRGGDIRSLAFCCMPVKSCPLIPTLDKIGMTRDEYMAFKQHAVVETPLSEGKHTCFGSLAWCCKDSSPCMFREMTIRQVGIDNREYMRQKHILADKILQHLFYEKARNDTC
- the cfbA gene encoding sirohydrochlorin nickelochelatase, translated to MSKKGLLLVGHGSKLPYNKELVESTARIIADANPSFMVKCGFMNMNSPSIGESLGEFKGEDIDALVVVPLFLAKGVHILKDIPEILGLPEGTTHGSFIKNGSTIPLVYADPIGSDPLLAELMVKNAKKALSSL
- the cfbE gene encoding coenzyme F430 synthase, producing MRVLVLDSIHGGLVIARSLEDRGHRVETLDVYRGDPAENSAVASRGGWDLLVAPVHLDPSHPLLRELKVPCITHHQAVRWILGDHPVSPFVEITGARGKTTTAFALASLMHGEGILHSTGGTVRFPEGIRTGKTSITPASLIGPAMEASRERRWMIGEVSLGFTGAGDLGILTSPEDYVFAGGWKHAIEEKLRSAMQMRELVLAPGIPPLPGAHMADELATCGGDTCRYRYGDIRGTFENPLLRTGAYREPLMLAAAAAMIFDIDPAPLAGFAPLAGRLSVRKAGGSLVVDNANSGACARTAIDAAEYARSLTGDDPLVLVIGQAEHAVCEGFPPVEVGRAVDAVRPSALVLVGNDYSDLAGQGCSGYLRETPAVPVRYAETLEAAEALARTLVPGAAVVLSVKTWR
- the cfbD gene encoding Ni-sirohydrochlorin a,c-diamide reductive cyclase catalytic subunit, with the protein product MKYMQPRPSSIVAALYTARDLGVDVAILHGPSGCSFKHARLLEEDGLRVLTTSLADNEFIFGGQQTLEDVLRYAEDNFSPRRMAVVGTCVSMIIGEDLQSAIDGAGIATPTIAVDIHAGYPENIDGVIATLEPAAEEGWISEDELDRQKFLLAKANEVERLRGAACKPYIEPSRGDLKHVAARRLLDLARAGKKGVAILNAKKETAYMFADALIALHDMAPGADVTYVANLENRGLPKVRADAARIREEMEARGVPVRLEGALDEYGANGDRLGEVLREIAPDFALIVGVPHAIPGEYTEGIECFSITNGPRQVEPLRDLGHRHVMVEVDLHPKTLGVQQVVESEFGAVLRSLA